The following coding sequences lie in one Acropora palmata chromosome 3, jaAcrPala1.3, whole genome shotgun sequence genomic window:
- the LOC141876772 gene encoding uncharacterized protein LOC141876772 — MPMCLIVGCSRKTGRDKGIRLYRVPAVVTNQGPEVEELSTERRRLWISVISRDDLTEKILNSDRVCDQHFHSGTAAPLWDRYNIDWVPTLNLGHGKSATQRGQNAAREARAERSKERRKRQAEQQEQERLLKQEKLNEPGIPLADFASEIESSSTPSSEQVHDETVDLQRDEQETHHSSSTQTEAFDYLYRSVESGSVKDCPRNDASTQTEEFDYLFTQSATSKPFDKNYFREDNGKVSFYTGLPTYEVLEATFDHVSPFVKRRTQSLTLFQEMVMVLMKLRLNVPHQDLAYRFGVSQSTVSRTFAHWLLIMDVRLSPLIRWPEREELWKTMPQCFKFSFGNKTTVIIDCFEVFCVKPTNLLARAQTFSSYKHHNTVKILIGITPQGCISFVSEAWGGCISDKHLTENCGLLNKLLPGDLVMAERGFTIHDGVALKQAQLVIPAFTKGKEQLNPIDVEKTRGIAHIRIHVERVIGLLRRKYTTLENTLPVDLLTCNPNGNPEVQVPMIDRIIRVCSGLVNLCGPIVPFD; from the coding sequence ATGCCCATGTGCCTGATTGTTGGGTGTTCCAGAAAGACTGGTCGAGATAAGGGAATCCGATTGTATCGAGTTCCAGCCGTTGTGACAAATCAAGGCCCAGAAGTTGAAGAATTGAGTACCGAGCGACGACGATTATGGATCTCTGTAATAAGTCGCGATGATCTTacggaaaaaattttgaacagcGATAGAGTTTGTGACCAACATTTCCATTCTGGAACTGCAGCTCCTTTGTGGGATCGTTACAATATTGACTGGGTCCCTACTCTCAATTTGGGCCATGGCAAATCGGCGACGCAGAGAGGACAAAATGCAGCACGAGAAGCCAGAGCAGAGAGGTCCAAGGAAAGGCGAAAACGACAGGCGGAACAGCAAGAACAAGAACGTTTACTGAAGCAAGAGAAGTTAAATGAGCCTGGAATCCCTCTTGCCGATTTTGCGTCCGAGATCGAAAGTTCGAGTACCCCAAGCTCAGAACAAGTTCACGATGAGACTGTAGACTTGCAGCGTGATGAGCAAGAAACACATCACTCAAGCTCTACACAAACAGAGGCTTTTGATTATTTATATCGGTCCGTGGAATCTGGGTCTGTTAAGGACTGCCCACGAAATGATGCCTCAACTCAAACAGAAGAGTTTGACTACTTGTTTACTCAATCAGCAACGAGCAAGCcctttgataaaaattattttagagaAGATAACGGGAAAGTGTCATTTTACACAGGTTTGCCAACATACGAAGTACTGGAAGCCACTTTCGATCATGTTTCACCCTTTGTCAAACGAAGAACACAATCTCTtactttatttcaagaaatggtCATGGTTCTGATGAAATTAAGACTCAATGTTCCACACCAAGACTTGGCCTACAGATTTGGTGTCTCTCAGTCTACAGTGTCAAGAACATTTGCTCACTGGCTGCTCATCATGGATGTTCGTTTGTCCCCACTTATTAGGTGGCCTGAGAGAGAAGAGCTTTGGAAGACCATGCCTCAGtgttttaagttttcctttggaaacaaaacaactgtcattattgactgttttgaagtgttttgtgTGAAACCTACAAACCTCCTGGCTAGAGCACAAACATTCAGCTCTTACAAGCACCACAATACAGTCAAGATCCTCATTGGCATCACCCCTCAAGGCTGCATCTCATTTGTCTCAGAAGCTTGGGGAGGATGCATCTCAGACAAACATCTTACTGAAAATTGTGGCTTGCTAAATAAATTGCTTCCTGGGGATTTAGTTATGGCAGAGAGAGGGTTCACTATTCATGATGGTGTTGCTCTAAAACAAGCTCAACTTGTAATTCCAGCATTTActaaaggaaaagaacaatTGAACCctattgatgttgaaaaaacaagggGGATCGCACATATCAGGATCCACGTTGAGAGAGTTATAGGACTTTTACGCAGAAAATACACTACTCTGGAGAATACCTTGCCAGTAGATCTTTTAACGTGTAATCCAAATGGAAATCCAGAGGTCCAGGTACCTATGATTGACCGTATAATCAGAGTTTGCTCTGGCCTTGTCAATCTATGTGGCCCGATTGTTCCATTTGATTAG